The Micromonospora sp. NBC_00421 DNA window GTCACGACCGGTGACGGCGAGCCGGTGCAGCGCCACCGCCGCGGTGACCGGGTCCGGGTCGGTGACCGTCCCGGCCAGACCGAGCCGGGTGAGGGCGGCGAATCCGGCCCGTACCCCGAGCCGGCACCGCTTGGTCACCAGCATCGGTCCCGGCCGCTGCTCGGGGAGCAGGTCGGTGCCGTCGGTCGAGGCGGCCAGCTCGAAGGCGACGGCGTCGGCGACGAGGTCGACCAGGAGCCGGTCGCGCTCCCGCCGCCCGACGGCCGGTAGAGGGAGCAGGGGCAGGGCCAGGTAGCTGAGGTAGTCGTACCGGGCGTCCCACTTGTCGAGCGCCACGTCGAGGAAGGCGGACAGCTGGCGGTCGGGGGCCGCTCGGGCGTTCACCTGGGCGCGGAGCTGGTCCAGTAGGGCAAGGAGTTCTTTTTTGACGAAGTGTTTACCGACTCGATTGAATTCGGCGACTACCGCGTGGTAGGGGAATTGTTCGGGGTCGGCCGTACCGGACGACCAGTTCGTCAGCTCACGCACGAACCGCACCTCGGATGGGGATCGGTCAGGGACAGCGCCGACGATTCTTCGAGTGGCGCGGCTCGTCATGCCTGTGCGGTGCGGGAATGGGTCGCCGCCGGTACGTCGGTGTCCGGCCGGGCCGACCGCAGCTCGGGGAAGAACCGGTGTCCGATGAGCTTGGCGAGCACCGTCGCCGGGCTCCCCGGAGACCCGGCGGGGGCGTGCCCGCCGACCCGCAGGGCGACCTCGTAGTGGCGTACCCGCCACTGGGAGACCCGCTCGTCCCAGGCGGTCATCGCCTCGGCGAGCCGGCGGGTCGGGTCGGTCGGATCCAGCGCGCCGAGCCTGCCGCCCCGGGTGGCGAGGTGCGCGGTGAAGGCCCGGCCGAGCTGTCGGCTCACCGTCGCCACCCGTCGCCACCCGGGTGACTCGGCGCCGGATCCGTTGCCCAGTGCCGGCTGCATCGCCTGGAAGTCGACAGGTGACAGGTGGCGGAACATCTCCAGTTGGTCGGTGACCAGTCGTACCGCGAGCGTCGCGCGCTCCAGTAGCGACGCTGCGGCCTGCGGGTCGTCGGCCGTGGTCCGGGCGACGGCCTCGGCCAGCTCGGCCTCGGCCAGCTTCAGCCACAGCTCGGCGGACTGGTGCACCACCTGGAAGAGCAGCTCGTCGCGGTGCAGCATGTCCGCCGGGTCGCGTTGCAGATCGAGCAGCTCGTCGGTGCGCATGTAACGGGCGTAGTCCGTAGCGCCGCCGCCCGGCAGCACAGGTGACTGGTCACGTTTCATGAATATCCCTCCGGTGAACGCCGGCGCGGCACGGATCCCGGCGCTCAACGGCGGCAATTATGCAACGAACATCAGCAATGTGTCACCCCCGACTTTTGTATTCTTCGGCCGCCTGTCGAGGGATGAATCACGTTTTTCCGGCCGGATCGCCGGTGCGGGCAGAATGAATTGTGTCCGGCCGGCGTCGATGATTGCCTGCTGAGTGGCGGGTCAAGCGGGAAGTGGGTGCCGGGGTGGACCACGCCACCCTCGTTACCGAGAGTGGCTGCTTGCCTACCTGCTGGTCGTGTGGTGGGGTTCTCCTGACGTGCCGGGCGCGGTCCCGCCGCAGCGCTCTCGGCGGTGGTGGGTGATCTGTTTCGGATTCACGAGGGGGTGCCATGACGACTGCGCCGATCTCCGGCTCGCGGCTGATCGACGGCTTCGGCGAGGTGTCCATCCGACCGGTGGAACCGGACCGGGACGTCGGGCTGATCCACGACTGGGTGACCCGGGAACGGTCCCGGTTCTGGGGCATGGGCGATGCCAGCCGGGAGCGGGTCCACGAGATCTACACGTACCTGGACTCGTCGACCACCCACCACGCCTACCTGGTCCACCGGGACGGCCGGCCGGTGGCGCTGTTCCAGACCTACGAGCCGGCCGCCGACCCGGTCGGGGGGTGCTACGACGTACGCCCCGGCGACTTCGGCATCCACCTGCTCATCGGCCCCCCGGACGGCGGGGTGGAACCCGGCTTCACCGGTGTGCTCCTCGACGCCTTCCTCGCGTTCGTGCTGGCCGACCCGGCCCGGCTGCGCATCGTGGCCGAGCCGGACGCGCGCAACGCGCGGGCCGTCGACCGGCTGGTCCGCGCCGGCTTCGTGCCCGGCCCGCAGATCGACCTGCCGGACAAGCGCGCCCAACTGCTCTTCCTCGACCGGTCGGCGGTGCGCGGCTGAGCGGGGCCGCCACGCCGACCCGGGCCGCCATGCCCGCCATGCTCATGCCATGCCCGCCGGGCAGTCGGGCAGCGGACCCGCCATGCTCATGCCATGACCGCCGGGCGCCTTGCCCGCCGGGGCCGGTCGGGGCGCGGCGCGGAGCGGCGGTGGCGTCCCCGAACGGGGGGCTGGTGGGCCGGGTGGCCATCCACCAATCTGGTTAGGTTAGCCTCACCTACATGTTTGGTGATCGAGTTCGCCCGTCGGGGGAGCGCGCCCGTGCCACGGGCGGCGGGACCGCGACCCTGCCCGTCGCACCGTGGCGACTGTTCGACGTGCAGGTACGCACGGTGCGTCGGCTCAGTCCGTCCTTCCTCCGGGTCACCTTCACCGGACCGGGCCTCGACCGGTTCGCCGACAACGGTTACGACCAGCGGATGAAGCTGGTGCTGCCGTTGCCCGGCCGGCGCGGCGTCCAACTGCCCGGCGGCGTCGACTGGTACGCCCACTGGCGGGCGCTGCCCGAGGACGAACGCTGTCCCATCCGCACGTACACCGTTCGGGCGGTCCGGCCGTACCTGGCCGAGGTGGACGTGGATCTGGTGCTGCACGGTGACAGCGGCCCGGCCGGTCGGTGGGTGCTGCGGGCCCGCCCCGGCGACGAGGTCGGCCTGTTCGGGCCGGACGCCGGTTACCACGGTGACCACGGCGGCCTCGAGTTCCGTCCGCCGCCCGCCGGTCGGCTGCTGCTGGCCGGGGACGAGACCGCCGTACCCGCGATCTGCGCCATCCTGGAGCGCCTGCCGCTCGACGCCCGGGGGCAGGCGCTGCTGGAGGTGCCGGACCGGGCCGACGTACTGCCGGTCGTCGCCCCGCCCGGCGTCACGGTCGACTGGTTGGCCCGCGACGGCGGCGAGCACGGCAGCCGGCTGCTCCCGGCCGTCGCGGCGGCGGCGGAACACCTGCTCCCCACCGGCGGGCCGGTTCCCACTGCCCCGGCCCCCGGCGTGCCTGTCGCGGACGTCGACGTCGACCGGATCCTGCTGTGGGAGGTCCCCACCCCGTCGGCGCCGGTCCCGGTCTACGCCTGGCTGGCCGGTGAGGCCGGCGTCATCCGCGCGCTGCGCCGGCACCTCGTCGCCGAGCGGGGCATGGACCGCCGGGCGGTCGCGTTCATGGGGTACTGGCGCCGGGGGCGCGCGGACCCCGCCTGAGGCGTTTCCTCCGGCTGTGACCCGCGTTACCTCTCGGTGGAGCGGGAATCAGCGAAGCGGATCCGGATTTGAAGCAAGGTGTGACTGTCGCACTGTCCTCCGCCCGGCCGCACCACGACCGGGCGGAGCTTCCCCGATGACCGATGTCGCCCACGACCAGTTGACGAAGGTCGCACCGACGCCGGGTGACCTGATGACCCGGCGGCAACGGGTGCGGCTCGTGCTGGTCCTCGGCTCGCTGATCGCCATCGGCCCGCTGACCATCGACATGTACCTGCCGGCGCTGCCGGCCATCGCCGCCGACTTCGCGACCACCTCGGCGGCGGTCCAGCTGACCCTCACCGGCACGCTCGCCGGGCTGGCCCTGGGCCAGCTGCTGATCGGGCCGTTCTCCGACGCCGTCGGACGTCGTCGCCCGCTGATCGCCGGCCTCACGCTGCACATCGTGGCCTCGGCGCTCTGCGTCGTCGCCCCCACCATCGCGGTCCTCGGCGGCCTGCGGGTGGTGCAGGGCCTCGGCGTCGCCGCCGCCACGGTGGTCGCGATGGCGGTGCTCCGTGACCTGTTCAGTGGCACCGCCTTCGCCACCCTGCTCTCCCGTCTGCTGCTGGTGATGGGTGCGGCGCCGATCCTCGCCCCGACCCTCGGCGGCGGGGTGCTGCGCTGGACCGACTGGCGGGGCGTCTTCGTGACCCTGGCCGTCTTCGGCGTGCTGCTCGTCGTGGTCGCGGTGGTCGGTCTGCCCGAGACCCTGCCGGTCGCGCGCCGGCAACGCGGTGGCGTGTGGCAGACCGTGGGCCTGTACGGCACACTGCTGCGCGACCGCACCTTCGTGGGGCTCGTCCTGGTCGCCGGCCTGGCCATGGCGGCCCTGTTCGCGTACGTCGCCGGTTCGTCGTTCGTCCTCCAGGAGGGGTACGGGCTCGACGAGCAGCAGTTCGCGTTGGCGTTCGGAGCGGGCGCGGTGGGGCTGATCGGGGCGGCCCAGTACAACGTTCGCCTGCTGCGCCGCTACTCACCGCAGCGGATCCTGGTCACCTCGCTGAGCCTCGGGACGCTGGCCGGGTTGGCGCTGCTGGCCTTCGCCGTGACCGGGTTCGGTGGGCTGCCCGCCCTGCTGGTGGCGCTCTGGGTGGTGCTGGGGGCGGCCGGGCTGGCGATGCCGAACGCCCCGGCGCTGGCGCTGTCCCGGCACGGTGAGGCGGCCGGCACCGCGTCCGCCCTGCTCGGTGCCGTGCAGTTCGGCGTCGGTGCGGTGGCCGCGCCGATGGTGGGCGTGCTGGGCAACGGCGCGGTGGCGATGGCCCTGGTGGTGGCCGGCGGCATGGTGGCGGCGCTGGCGGTGCTGTTCCTGGTGGTACGGCCCTCCCGGCTCGCCGACCTGGAGCCGACCTCGGCGGTCGTGGCCGTGCACTGAGCGCTTCGACCCGCCCGCCGCCACGGCGAGGGTCCGGGGAGACCGCGACGCGCGCCGACACGAACCCGCGCTGACGGCAGGGGACGCCATCGGGCCCGGTTGACCCTGACACTGTGGCAGGGGTTTGACTGTGGCCGGGAGGTGGGCCGGATGACCTGGTCGCAGGGGGATACGGAATCGGCGCGCGCGCTTCGGGGGCTGGCGCACGGCGACCCGTCGGTGCGGTTGCGTGCTGCGCTGGCGATCGGCACCACCCCCGATCCGCGGTGCGTCGACGCGCTCGTCGCCCGCTGCGCGGTCGAACCCGACTTCCCGGTACGCGAGATGCTGACCTGGGCACTCACCCGGCACAGTGCCGTGCTGACGGTTCCCCGACTGGTCGCCGAACTGCGCGCGACGCGGGCGCAGGCCCGGAGCCAGGCGCTGCACACGTTGTCCAAGATCGGGGACCGGAGCGCCTGGCCGGCGATCACCCGGGCGCTGCTGACCGACGCCGACGACGAGGTGGCGCGCAGCGCCTGGCGGGCGGCTGTCGCCCTGGTGCCGGAGGGGGCGGAACCCGGGCTGGCCGTGGTGCTGGCGACCCAGCTCGGGCGCGGCGACCGGCAGACGCAGTTGAGCCTCGGTCGGGCGTTGGCCGCGCTCGGCGAAGTGGCCGAGCCGGTCCTGCACGCCGCCACGACGGACCCCGATCCCCGGGTACGCGCGCACGCGCTCGCCACCCGCAGGCTGCTGCGCGACCCGGACGCCGGATTCGTGGTCTCGGTCGAGGAGGCGAAGCGCGTCGTGGCCCTCGGCGACTTCGGCCGGGAGGGGTGAGCAGGGTGCTGATCGGTGACGTGGCACGACGCTCCGGGGTCAGCGCCCGGATGCTCCGGCACTACGAATCGCTCGGCCTGGTACGTCCGACCGGTCGTACCGGCGCCGGCTACCGGGAGTATTCCGGCGAGGACATCCGGCGGATCTTCCACATCGAGAGCCTGCGGTCGCTGGGGCTGTCGCTGCGCGAGGTGGGGCGGGCCCTCGACGATCCCGGCTTCACCCCCTCGGTGCTCGTCGACGACCTCATCCGGCAGACCCGGGCGCGGATCGCCACGCAGACGCGACTGCTCACCCGGCTGCGGCGGATCGGTGCCGTCGAGCCCGACGACTGGGAGGACGTCCTCCAGGCCGTCGCGCTCCTGCAGGCACTGGGTTCGCCGAGCGCGGGAGAGCGCCAGCGCGCCGCCCTGGCCTCGGTCGGTGCGGTGCCGGTGGAAGCACTGGTCGAGGCGGCGTTGGGCGAGCCCGACCCTCACGTGGCCGGGGCGCTGCGGTGGGCGTTGGCGCACTCGGGGGTCGAGGGACTGCCGCTGCTGGCCGACGGGCTCGACTCGCCGGCGGCCGAGGTACGCGAGCGTGCCGTCCGGTGCGTCGTCGAGATCCCGCACGAAGCGGTGACGGCGGTGTTGCGGGACGCCCTCGGCCACCACGACGTGGTGGTCCGCAGGTACGCGGCTCTGGCCCTCGGGGCCCGGGGCGTCGCCGACGCCGTCCCGACCCTGGTCGACATGATCGTCGAGGCGGCGAACGACGTCGAGGCCGCCGACGTGCTGAGCGCGCTGGCGACCGATCCGGTGTCGGCGGACCGGATCGCCGCCGCGCTCATCGAGCGCTGTGCCCACGGCACCGTGGAGCAGTCGGCACGGCGACGGCTGACCCAGGCGCTCGCGGGCATCCCGGGGAACCGGACGGAGCGAGCGCTGGCGGCACTCGTCGGTGACCAGGACCGCTCCGTGGCGCTCACCGCGACCTACATCCGCACGCTACGCACCACCCGGGACGGGGCTTGCTGAGCGGTGACGTGCCGGGGCGGTGCCCCCGTCGGGCGACCGCGCGCCCGGCACCGGCGCGGCCACTCGGGCGGGCCTCGGGTCGCTCCCCGTCACCGGTCAGCGACCGCGACGGTGCCGGACGATCAGCGTTCCCGCGCAGAGCACGGCCACCAGGCCGCACGCGGAGCCTACCCACGGGTTGTCGCCGACGGTGGTGAGCACCACGTTGGCCGCCGCGCTGACGAACAGGACCAGCCACAACAGCGGGCGGAGCAGGCCGTCCGTCCGCTGCGGGGTCTCGGCCGGGGCGTCGGTGACGCGGTACGGATCGGTCATGGCTGCCTCCTCGGTGCGACGGTCGTCGACCTGTCCGACGCTAGGCGGGCGGCGGGTCGCCGACGATCCCGCCAACGCCACCGTCGGTGGTACAGCAGGCTGTACCTTCCGGGCCGGAGGCTGCCGGCCGGGCGTGCGGCGGCCTATGTTGGCGCGGGAGGTCTTCCGATGACGTACCTGCGGGACCGGATCCGCGCCTCGGTCGACGCCCTCGAGCATCTCGTCGGCGGGCTCGGCACCGCGCTGCTGGCGTTGGCGGCGCTGCTCTGGGCGGCGCTCGTGGCGGTGGCCTGTCTGGTCGGGGTGGGGTTGCCGGCGGCGCCCGGCGCGCTGCGGGTGGTCCGTTCGGTGGCCGACCGCGAGCGCGCCCGACTGTCCCGCTGGGGCCGGCCGGTCCCCGCCCCGGGACCGGTGCCGGCCGCGCTGCGGGTGGCGGTACGCGACCCGTTCGTCCGTCGGGAACTCGGCTGGGTCACCCTGCACTCGGTCAGCGGTCTGGTCACCGGGATGCTCGGCCTGGCCCTGCCGCTCTACGCCGTGCAGGACGTCACCTTCCCGCTGTGGTACCGGCTGATCCCACCCGAGGCCGGTGCGCCGGGGATCATCTGGTGGCACATCGACGGGCTGGCCGAGGCGCTCGCGGTCGGCCTGCTCGGGGTGGGCTGGCTGGCCGCCACGGTCGTGTGTGGCCCGGCACTGGCCCGCCTCCAGGCCCGGCCGGGCCGGTGGCTGCTGCCTCCGCCGCCGGGGGTGGACCTGTCGTTGCGGGTCGCCGAGCTGACCGCCACCCGGGCCGCGGCGCTGGACGCCCACGCGGTCGAACTGCGCCGCATCGAACGTTCCCTGCACGACGGCACGCAGAACCGGCTGGTCGCGGTCAACGTGCTGCTGGGCGCGGCCCGCCGGGCGGTACGGCGGGACCCGGAGCGGGCCGACGAGATCCTGGGGCGGGCGCAGGACGCGGCGGAACAGGCCCTCGGTGAACTGCGTACGGTGGTGCGCGGCATCCTGCCGCCGGTGCTGGACGACCGGGGCCTCGCCGGTGCGCTGGCCGGCCTGGCCGGCAGCTGTGCGGTGCCCTGCCGGCTCACTGTCGACGTGGCGGTACGCTGCGCGGTCTCGGTCGAGGCCACCGCCTACTTCGTGGTGGCGGAGGCGCTTACCAACGTGGTCCGGCACAGCGGCGCCGGGCACGTCGACGTGACCGTGCGCCGGGAACAGAGCCGGCTTCGGGTGACCGTGGAGGACGACGGGCACGGCGACGCCGACGAGGCACGTGGTTCGGGGCTCACCGGCATCCGCCGGCGGGTCGAGGCGTACGACGGCCGGTTGACCCTGACCAGCCCACCGGGAGGACCGACGAGAATGGACGTGGAGCTGCCGTGCGGATCGTGATCGCCGAGGACGACCCGCTGCTGCGGGAGGGGCTGGCGCTGCTGCTACGGGCGGAGGACCTGGACGTGGTCGACACGGCGGGCACCCCGGGCGAGTTCCTGACCGCGATCGACGCGTACGCGCCGGACGTGGCGATCGTGGACGTCCGGATGCCGCCGACGCACACCGACGAGGGCATCGTGGCCGCGGTGGAGGCCCGTCGCCGCCAGCCCGGCCTCGCGGTGCTGGTCCTCTCGGCGTACGTGGAGCAGGCGTTCGCCACCGAGTTGTTCGCGGTCGGCGCGGCCGGGCTCGGCTACCTGTTGAAGGAGCGGGTGGGCCGGGTCGAGGAGTTCCTCGCCGCGCTGCGCCGGGTCGCCGACGGCGGCAGTGTGATCGACCCGGAGGTGGTGGGGCAGTTGCTGGCCCGCAACCGCCGGCCGGACACGGCGCTGAGCGAGCTGTCGCCGCGCGAGCGCGAGGTGTTGGGACTGATGGCCGAGGGGCTCGGCAACACCGCGATCGCCGAGCGGTTGTACGTCACCGACGGCGCGGTGCACAAACACATCCGCAACATCTTCGCCAAGCTCCAGCTCCCCCCGGACGACCGGGCCGACCGCCGGGTCACCGCGGTGCTGCGCTACCTCGACGGCGACCGGCGGTAGCGCCTGCTGTACCCCGACCCCGGCAGCCCGCTGGATGGTCTCCGGTTCCCCGGCTCCATAGCGTTCCTGGTGCGCGCAGTCCACCCCCGCTGACACGGAAGAGGCCACCAGGATGCCAGTCCACCCGGCACACCCCATCGACCCCGCGAGGACCGTCGACCGCGCGAGGACCGTTGCTCCCGGCCGGACCCTCGCCCCGGCCGGGGCCGTCGGTACGGCGGTCCGGGTCGCGCAGCTCACCCGGGTCTACCCGGCCGGTCGTACCCCGGTGACCGCGCTGGCCGGGGTCGACGTCGCCTTCGACCGGGGCACCTTCACCGCGGTGATGGGGCCCTCCGGGTCCGGCAAGAGCACGCTGCTGCAGACCGCCGCCGGGCTGGACCGGCCCACCTCCGGTCGGGTCGTCATCGGCGACACCGACCTGTCGGGGCTGTCCGAGACCCGGCTGACCGAGCTGCGGCGGACCCGGATCGGGTTCGTCTTCCAGGCGTTCAACCTGATCGGCGCGCTCACCGTCGAGGAGAACATCGTGCTGCCGCTGCGGCTGGCCCGGATCCGGCCGGACCGGGCCTGGCTGAGCCGGGTGGTCGAGCGGGTCGGGCTCGCCGACCGGCTGCACCACCGGCCGGCGGCGCTCTCCGGCGGCCAGCAGCAACGGGTGGCGATCGCCCGCGCGCTGGCCACCCGGCCGGAGGTGATCTTCTGCGACGAGCCCACCGGGGCACTCGACTCGCACACCGCGGCGCAGGTGCTGACGTTGCTGCGGGCGGTGGTCGACGAGCACGGGTTGACAGTGGTCATGGTGACCCACGACCCGGTCGCCGCGTCGTACGCCGATCGGGTGCTGGTGCTGGCCGACGGCCGGATCGTCGCCGACCTGCCGCAACTCGGCGCGGCCCGGATCGCCGAGCACCTGGCGACGCTGGACGGGCGGGCCGTC harbors:
- a CDS encoding tryptophan 2,3-dioxygenase family protein, whose amino-acid sequence is MKRDQSPVLPGGGATDYARYMRTDELLDLQRDPADMLHRDELLFQVVHQSAELWLKLAEAELAEAVARTTADDPQAAASLLERATLAVRLVTDQLEMFRHLSPVDFQAMQPALGNGSGAESPGWRRVATVSRQLGRAFTAHLATRGGRLGALDPTDPTRRLAEAMTAWDERVSQWRVRHYEVALRVGGHAPAGSPGSPATVLAKLIGHRFFPELRSARPDTDVPAATHSRTAQA
- a CDS encoding GNAT family N-acetyltransferase, producing MTTAPISGSRLIDGFGEVSIRPVEPDRDVGLIHDWVTRERSRFWGMGDASRERVHEIYTYLDSSTTHHAYLVHRDGRPVALFQTYEPAADPVGGCYDVRPGDFGIHLLIGPPDGGVEPGFTGVLLDAFLAFVLADPARLRIVAEPDARNARAVDRLVRAGFVPGPQIDLPDKRAQLLFLDRSAVRG
- a CDS encoding siderophore-interacting protein codes for the protein MFGDRVRPSGERARATGGGTATLPVAPWRLFDVQVRTVRRLSPSFLRVTFTGPGLDRFADNGYDQRMKLVLPLPGRRGVQLPGGVDWYAHWRALPEDERCPIRTYTVRAVRPYLAEVDVDLVLHGDSGPAGRWVLRARPGDEVGLFGPDAGYHGDHGGLEFRPPPAGRLLLAGDETAVPAICAILERLPLDARGQALLEVPDRADVLPVVAPPGVTVDWLARDGGEHGSRLLPAVAAAAEHLLPTGGPVPTAPAPGVPVADVDVDRILLWEVPTPSAPVPVYAWLAGEAGVIRALRRHLVAERGMDRRAVAFMGYWRRGRADPA
- a CDS encoding multidrug effflux MFS transporter, with amino-acid sequence MTRRQRVRLVLVLGSLIAIGPLTIDMYLPALPAIAADFATTSAAVQLTLTGTLAGLALGQLLIGPFSDAVGRRRPLIAGLTLHIVASALCVVAPTIAVLGGLRVVQGLGVAAATVVAMAVLRDLFSGTAFATLLSRLLLVMGAAPILAPTLGGGVLRWTDWRGVFVTLAVFGVLLVVVAVVGLPETLPVARRQRGGVWQTVGLYGTLLRDRTFVGLVLVAGLAMAALFAYVAGSSFVLQEGYGLDEQQFALAFGAGAVGLIGAAQYNVRLLRRYSPQRILVTSLSLGTLAGLALLAFAVTGFGGLPALLVALWVVLGAAGLAMPNAPALALSRHGEAAGTASALLGAVQFGVGAVAAPMVGVLGNGAVAMALVVAGGMVAALAVLFLVVRPSRLADLEPTSAVVAVH
- a CDS encoding HEAT repeat domain-containing protein; the encoded protein is MTWSQGDTESARALRGLAHGDPSVRLRAALAIGTTPDPRCVDALVARCAVEPDFPVREMLTWALTRHSAVLTVPRLVAELRATRAQARSQALHTLSKIGDRSAWPAITRALLTDADDEVARSAWRAAVALVPEGAEPGLAVVLATQLGRGDRQTQLSLGRALAALGEVAEPVLHAATTDPDPRVRAHALATRRLLRDPDAGFVVSVEEAKRVVALGDFGREG
- a CDS encoding MerR family transcriptional regulator, yielding MLIGDVARRSGVSARMLRHYESLGLVRPTGRTGAGYREYSGEDIRRIFHIESLRSLGLSLREVGRALDDPGFTPSVLVDDLIRQTRARIATQTRLLTRLRRIGAVEPDDWEDVLQAVALLQALGSPSAGERQRAALASVGAVPVEALVEAALGEPDPHVAGALRWALAHSGVEGLPLLADGLDSPAAEVRERAVRCVVEIPHEAVTAVLRDALGHHDVVVRRYAALALGARGVADAVPTLVDMIVEAANDVEAADVLSALATDPVSADRIAAALIERCAHGTVEQSARRRLTQALAGIPGNRTERALAALVGDQDRSVALTATYIRTLRTTRDGAC
- a CDS encoding sensor histidine kinase yields the protein MTYLRDRIRASVDALEHLVGGLGTALLALAALLWAALVAVACLVGVGLPAAPGALRVVRSVADRERARLSRWGRPVPAPGPVPAALRVAVRDPFVRRELGWVTLHSVSGLVTGMLGLALPLYAVQDVTFPLWYRLIPPEAGAPGIIWWHIDGLAEALAVGLLGVGWLAATVVCGPALARLQARPGRWLLPPPPGVDLSLRVAELTATRAAALDAHAVELRRIERSLHDGTQNRLVAVNVLLGAARRAVRRDPERADEILGRAQDAAEQALGELRTVVRGILPPVLDDRGLAGALAGLAGSCAVPCRLTVDVAVRCAVSVEATAYFVVAEALTNVVRHSGAGHVDVTVRREQSRLRVTVEDDGHGDADEARGSGLTGIRRRVEAYDGRLTLTSPPGGPTRMDVELPCGS
- a CDS encoding response regulator transcription factor — its product is MRIVIAEDDPLLREGLALLLRAEDLDVVDTAGTPGEFLTAIDAYAPDVAIVDVRMPPTHTDEGIVAAVEARRRQPGLAVLVLSAYVEQAFATELFAVGAAGLGYLLKERVGRVEEFLAALRRVADGGSVIDPEVVGQLLARNRRPDTALSELSPREREVLGLMAEGLGNTAIAERLYVTDGAVHKHIRNIFAKLQLPPDDRADRRVTAVLRYLDGDRR
- a CDS encoding ABC transporter ATP-binding protein, yielding MPVHPAHPIDPARTVDRARTVAPGRTLAPAGAVGTAVRVAQLTRVYPAGRTPVTALAGVDVAFDRGTFTAVMGPSGSGKSTLLQTAAGLDRPTSGRVVIGDTDLSGLSETRLTELRRTRIGFVFQAFNLIGALTVEENIVLPLRLARIRPDRAWLSRVVERVGLADRLHHRPAALSGGQQQRVAIARALATRPEVIFCDEPTGALDSHTAAQVLTLLRAVVDEHGLTVVMVTHDPVAASYADRVLVLADGRIVADLPQLGAARIAEHLATLDGRAVR